In the Waddliaceae bacterium genome, one interval contains:
- a CDS encoding small basic protein gives MSRHPSYGKSGKGGQKRNVLKRFERIDVLRKHGNWKDGEDKKVTGLPKTPTE, from the coding sequence ATGTCAAGACATCCAAGCTACGGCAAAAGCGGTAAAGGCGGACAGAAGCGCAACGTTTTGAAACGTTTCGAGCGCATCGACGTCCTACGCAAACACGGCAACTGGAAAGACGGCGAAGACAAAAAAGTCACCGGCCTTCCCAAGACGCCTACAGAATAA